A genomic segment from Nicotiana sylvestris chromosome 1, ASM39365v2, whole genome shotgun sequence encodes:
- the LOC104242769 gene encoding putative pectinesterase/pectinesterase inhibitor 22, translating into MEFPKFLLILILLPFYQVLSLNEYETFHPYQTSYTLDPQAMIIQACNNIQNQALCLSHIQSNLDNHGHVRDPHSVLRAAIRNSLNQAKLAIQSITKFSTLSASSRDQMAIEDCQELLDFSVTELAWSLGEMRKIRTGLKNFHYEGNLKAWLSAALSNQDTCLEGFEGTDRHLENFIKGSLAQVTQLISNVLTLYVQLHSLPFKSPRNETIRYENPKYPEWMTNGDKEMLTSSPSKMHVDAVVALDGSGHYRSIAQAIYEAPSYSSRRYVIYVKRGIYHENVDMKKKKTNIMLVGDGIGATVITGNRNFMQGWTTFRTATVAVSGKGFIARDITFRNTAGPKNFQGVALRVDSDLSAFFRCSMEGYQDTLYAHSLRQFYRECNIYGTIDFIFGNGAAVLQNCKIYTREPLPLQKVTITAQGRKSPDQSTGFSIQDSYVYATRPTYLGRPWKMYSRTVYMNTYMSGMVQPRGWLEWYGNFALNSLWYGEYRNYGPGSSLSGRVKWPGYHIIKDPSTASFFTVQHFIDGMSWLPATGVQFTAGLTN; encoded by the exons ATGGAGTTTCCCAAATTTCTTCTTATTCTCATCCTTTTACCTTTCTACCAAGTTCTCTCCCTCAATGAATATGAAACTTTTCATCCATATCAAACTTCATATACTCttgatcctcaggccatgatcaTTCAAGCTTGCAACAACATACAAAACCAAGCCTTATGCCTCTCACACATTCAATCCAACCTTGATAATCATGGCCATGTTAGGGACCCACATTCAGTCCTTAGAGCAGCCATTCGAAACTCCCTCAATCAGGCAAAGTTAGCCATTCAATCAATCACAAAATTCAGCACCTTATCAGCTTCATCCCGGGATCAAATGGCCATCGAGGATTGTCAAGAACTTCTCGATTTCTCGGTCACTGAACTAGCATGGTCGttaggagaaatgagaaaaatccGAACTGGTTTAAAGAACTTCCATTATGAAGGAAACCTCAAGGCATGGCTAAGTGCTGCTTTGAGCAATCAAGATACATGTTTAGAAGGATTCGAGGGCACGGACCGACAccttgaaaattttattaaggGTAGTTTAGCACAAGTCACACAACTCATTAGTAATGTTCTAACTTTGTATGTACAATTGCATAGCTTGCCATTTAAATCACCAAGAAACGAGACAATAAGATATGAAAATCCAAAATATCCAGAGTGGATGACTAATGGAGACAAGGAGATGCTAACTTCTAGTCCAAGTAAGATGCATGTAGATGCAGTTGTAGCCTTAGATGGAAGTGGCCATTATCGGTCAATTGCACAAGCAATATATGAGGCTCCTAGCTATAGTAGTAGGAGGTATGTGATCTACGTGAAGAGGGGAATTTACCATGAAAATGTTGatatgaagaagaaaaaaaccaaTATCATGCTTGTGGGAGATGGGATTGGAGCCACTGTGATTACTGGTAACAGAAATTTCATGCAAGGATGGACTACATTTAGAACTGCAACTGTTG CTGTTTCGGGCAAGGGATTTATTGCAAGAGACATAACATTTCGCAACACTGCTGGACCCAAAAATTTCCAAGGCGTGGCCCTACGTGTGGACTCGGATCTGTCGGCCTTTTTCAGGTGCAGTATGGAAGGATATCAAGACACACTTTACGCCCATTCTCTCCGCCAATTCTACCGTGAATGCAACATATATGGCACCATAGACTTCATTTTTGGTAATGGTGCAGCTGTTCTTCAAAACTGCAAGATTTACACTAGAGAGCCACTTCCTTTACAGAAGGTCACAATCACGGCCCAAGGTCGAAAAAGCCCAGATCAAAGCACTGGATTTTCGATCCAAGATAGCTATGTTTATGCTACTAGGCCCACTTATTTGGGCCGGCCCTGGAAAATGTACTCACGAACTGTGTACATGAATACTTACATGAGTGGTATGGTCCAGCCCAGAGGATGGTTAGAGTGGTATGGGAACTTTGCTTTGAACAGTTTGTGGTATGGTGAGTATAGGAATTATGGGCCTGGATCATCGCTTTCTGGGCGGGTTAAGTGGCCCGGTTACCATATTATCAAAGATCCATCAACGGCTAGTTTCTTCACCGTTCAACATTTCATCGACGGCATGTCTTGGTTGCCGGCAACCGGCGTCCAGTTCACGGCTGGTCTTACTAATTAG
- the LOC104242770 gene encoding uncharacterized protein, with amino-acid sequence MANIMTVGDANDSAALLAGKCDMHQNYPRPKRKWNVQCDYCKMKGHTKEGCYKIIEYPAGFKGKKKMNNAYNACAENNHPNVIAENAGGICQPEGVNIGEMSRSPQLTTEQYDQIMKMLNLNTNREQQQENTANMAGNAYSFLVDIAKTNWIIDTGATNHMVADIRLLNNVKVVNTKDTKKDLFNGEVKGISREKDDLYLLVSQSNKATGTESREVTKGLIAQGNKEEIMVWHKRLGHASGRAMVKLLGYNLEMCKFVIDRCDVCPLAKHHRFWGHCILAATYVINRLPSVALEGKSPYEVFFHKKSSISHLKTLRYLCFAAALPRGDKFGSRAIRAVFMGYSSVTKGYILYDLEKHLFFMNRDVIFREDTFPFQLQDTEMNQTMDPFLVNDNDHLPSEDSIPACSPILGSTLRSIFEVDPSQLIFPSTSSIGNAIPLRRSQRGSKEPVWMTDYVTQKSSTNSVLYPIENVVSYDRLSLSHQTYLGAFLAVTEPQSFQQASQDKRWVEAMQTEIQAL; translated from the exons ATGGCCAATATCATGACAGTAGGGGATGCAAATGACTCTGCAGCCCTTTTAGCTGGTAAATGTGACATGCATCAGAACTATCCAAGACCAAAGAGGAAATGGAATGTGCAATGCGACTATTGTAAAATGAAAGGCCATACGAAAGAAGGATGCTACAAGATTATTGAATATCCTGCAGGTttcaaaggaaagaagaaaatgaaCAATGCATATAATGCTTGTGCTGAAAACAATCATCCAAATGTAATTGCAGAAAATGCAGGAGGGATTTGTCAACCTGAGGGAGTTAACATAGGAGAAATGTCCAGATCACCACAATTGACTACAGAGCAGTATGATCAGATCATGAAGATGCTGAATCTGAATACCAATAGAGAACAACAACAGGAAAACACAGCCAACATGGCAGGTAATGCCTATTCATTTCTTGTTGATATAGCAAAAACAAACTGGATAATAGACACAGGAGCAACTAATCACATGGTTGCTGACATAAGACTGTTGAATAATGTTAAAGTAGTTAATACCAAAGATACTAAGAAG GACCTCTTCAATGGGGAGGTGAAGGGGATTAGTAGAGAGAAAGATGACCTTTATCTACTGGTATCACAATCAAATAAagcaactggaacagaatcaaggGAAGTCACAAAAGGATTAATAGCAcaaggaaataaagaagaaataatGGTGTGGCACAAGAGGTTGGGGCATGCATCAGGAAGAGCTATGGTGAAACTGCTAGGTTACAACTTAGAGATGTGCAAATTTGTAATAGATAGATGTGATGTGTGTCCATTAGCCAAACATCACAG GTTTTGGGGACATTGCATACTAGCTGCAACTTATGTGATCAATAGACTACCATCAGTAGCTCTTGAAGGTAAATCTCCTTATGAGGTATTTTTTCATAAAAAATCTTCTATAAGTCATTTGAAGACTTTGAGATATTTATGCTTTGCTGCTGCCTTGCCAAGGGGAGATAAGTTTGGAAGCAGAGCAATTAGAGCAGTGTTTATGGGGTATTCTAGTGTAACTAAAGGTTACATTCTATATGATCTGGAGAAACATCTGTTTTTTATGAACAGAGATGTCATTTTTAGAGAGGACACCTTTCCATTTCAGTTACAGGATACAGAGATGAATCAAACAATGGATCCTTTTCTTGTAAATGATAATGATCATTTACCATCAGAAGACTCAATACCAGCATGTTCACCTATATTGGGCTCCACTCTAAGAAGCATATTTGAAGTAGATCCA AGTCAGCTGATTTTTCCATCCACAAGCAGCATTGGCAATGCAATTCCTCTTAGAAGATCTCAAAGAGGATCTAAGGAGCCAGTGTGGATGACAGACTATGTTACTCAGAAGTCATCTACCAATTCAGTTTTATATCCTATTGAGAATGTTGTTAGCTATGACAGGCTGTCCTTATCTCATCAAACCTACCTTGGAGCTTTTTTAGCAGTCACAGAACCTCAAAGTTTCCAGCAGGCATCTCAAGATAAGAGATGGGTTGAAGCTATGCAGACTGAAATTCAAGCTCTTTAG